TTGCCACCTATACATGACACTTTACTATGTGATCCCCTCGACCACTTGAGAGCAGATTTAATAGTGAAATTAGCAGAAGCATGAGCAGCCCAATAAGTGCCATCTTCCCGATCAGGCAAAGGCACTCAGGAGTAGCTTCTATTAATTCCTTTACTTCTTGATCAGGTAAAGGCACTCATAGATTGCAAGGCTGAGGTATGGACTCATAAATAAACcggtaaaaaagaagaaaaagaagaagaagaactgagagagggagagagatttGAAGTTTTGGCTTGTCACCAATCCTCATAACATTAGTTAAGTAAGACATGAGTAATTGTTCTTTTGGAAACGTAAAATTAAATTAACTTACTGTATAAATGCAAGAAAGCATAATAAAAGTATCTGTGCTAACCACACATGATAACCATAATAAAATGCTTTAAATTTCATTACTTGGTGAAAGATAACACAAACAAGAACTTAGAAACAATGGACGAAAGTACTAAATGGACAACTAAGGgaaacaaatgaaagaaaatgcaCAACTAGTCCCCTACATTGCACTTTTTTTTAGTTGCTCACAGATTTTTCATCTACCTTCATCCTCAAAATGTTCAATACACAAGTTAGGCTGCGTTGTGATAGTTGCTTCTGGACTTGATTTCAAACAAGTTTCATTGTCAATGTATTTTAATAAGTTACTTGAAAACTCACAATGTCCAAACACAGCTTAAGTTGtttgttcaaatttaatttagaaccactttttttttcttgcctgaATTGGTCCCACTCCCATCACAGGCTAGTAAGTTGAGGTCTAATAATGAAAATGTACCTCTTCTTCTCCAACAAAGATATGTATGCATATCATTCAGGACCAAATTGTTTCTCTTCAAATATGCGAGGATCAATTGCATGAAAATTTTGCATGCGAGGTGCTAAAAAATAATGCGAGGACAAATGTGCAAGCATTCCCAATGTAAATTCtattcataagaaatttattgTGAGTAACTGAAGAAAAAACATTTAATAGCTCATTAAACAGCATAACGTATATCCACATCTCATAAAAACCATCCATTACTACTCAATTTTCTCAAGTGCTGTTTAATGTGGATTTTTAACTCAACCCCGTCTAGATACGTTAAATTAAAGGCTTATATTGGATCACAAGTACCAGATATAAAGGTAAGCACAAACCTTCATTTGCAGACATCCTATAAAATTGGAACATAATTCTCCTACCACATATccagaaaacacaccaaaaatgGCTCTTAATCTTCACCCTCTCCTCCTCACAATCCTAGTACTACCGGTGGTCTTCCCTTTCTCAGAAGCCTACAGACCAGTCGAAGTAGGCAGGAACCCGATTAATGTAAACGACCCTCATGTAATAGAGATTGCAAAATTTGCAATAAGTTGGCGCAATGCTGTATCCTCTACCCGTTTCCAGTTTCGAAAAGTGATCAAAGGAGAGCGACAAGTTGCTCCAGGAGTTACGGGCGTTAACTACAATCTTGTTATCTTGGCGAAGGCAGCAGATGCTCCCCTTTACTGTGAGGTTGCTGTTTTTGACAGAGAATGGGAGAATCTTAGGATACTCACTTCCTTCAGAGAAATCCCTGCTGGTGATGCATTGGCGCCCGCATTGGCACCGGGAAGTTGGTGAATGGAGATATATGATGGGGAGAAAATTACTATACAAGGAATGGAAATGACTTGTACATCAGGACACTTGTATGGTAATttctaagaaaaaaataaacttATATATGGATTTCTCTACATTATAGTAAAGCAGTCTAGCAATGCTTCAATTTCATATGGACCATATTGTTACAatctttataaaaaaaaaaaaaaaattctttcttaAGGTGTATTTTGTACATGGTGGTTAGCAAATTATGAATTTTATTGACATGAAAATCTAGAGAAAACGAAAAACTGCTAACAATTCAAGAAATCAAAGTTATTATCTGCAAAAGTACGTTAATCCCTTTGTTGGGAAAAGAAACCggttagaaagaaaaaaaaatggttatttAATTCTGTGAGTAAAGCTTAGGGTTATAAGTTCTTGGACATAAGGTACAAGCATTATCTGACAAAATGTATACTCAAATTTTGAGCCCTATAGAGAAATAAGGAATATTAATGGTGACAACTTCTAAAGTTAAAAGGGAAACTTCTCAAACTgataaaacttttatttttttaaccttttgttTTACCATCCCAACCCTTTTTGTTTTACCATCCCAACCCTTTTTGTATCCTTCTTATCTCCAATTGTTAGACACAGTATTCAAATCTTGAACCTAATAGAAAAGAAATCTCAAATTGAGTAGCTTGATTTATTATGTCAATAAAAATGTTACAATGCCAACTTTGGTCAAGCGAATAATGTAGATTCCCTTTTAATGTAATGAACCTAGTGGGAAGCTTAATTTACCGGTAGGGGTGATTGAAGGCGCGGCCGAAAATTACATGTAATTAATTATGCTAGTAACTTATTGAGATTTGAGAATCTAGTGACTATGgtgaagaaaaaatttattctttCTTTAAAAGAGACCTATTAAAACAATGTTGAGCTCGTTAATCTTGAATCTCATGCTTAGTTTCGTCCCCCTATTTCAAATTCTTGACTCTACCACAAACTAGTTAGAAGAATAAGAGATTGGTATGAAGGTGAGATTGAAGAGGTAGGTCAATTACAAaacttaaaataaatttttatgttaTTATATGTACAATTATGTATTGTATACTTCATTATAGAAATAACATACATATTTATTTATGTACAAAATTATTCAGGGCAAGCTTTAATTCAACTGAGGTCAATGACGTCCAAGCTCAGCTTAAAATATAATCAGTCCTCATTTTTATGCCCAAATTGTACCCATGCAGTTAAATATGAGGTTCGGCCTAATTTTTTCGGCCCAGCTGGCCCACTGACCATTCTTCTTGTAGAGATGCGTCTGGGTTGGCAAATATGCACGCTGATTCAGAAAACTTGTAATATCCGATCTAATTTGGTATGAAAAGTAGGGTATCTGACGTGTATTATTTGATCGTTAAAAGAGGGTTGGATATCTACTTATATGTAAAACTGGTTAAGGTCACAAGATTGAGAACCCATAGGTATCCTATCCGCCccgcacatatatatatattttttatacatatactacaaaaatattttattgaacaaattatACTACAAATATGAGAGGTTATAGTTTGTTTCTAAAATTCATTTGTAAAGgttatgattttatatttttcaaaaaatattttaataaatgtggaagatatatttaaaaaaaagtaccacttatttcaaattttcattaagttgaattcttttgaatttttttcctttttcttgtgaTCTCTTTGCATGTTTGTTTATTGGTAGGAGATTTTTCTGAGAAAAAAATCTTTgttgagttttagatgattatGTAAAGTACAAAATTAAATTAGCATACataataaaaaagattaaatGATCAGCAAGGCAAGGTGGGGCTGGCGAGGTAGGTCCGGTTGACTCGACCCTCTTTCGGCAGCTATTCGATAATCAGATACTTACTAACTAGGTACTCTGCCCTGACGCTATGCGTCAGGTAGTTAGGACCTGGTATTTTATTAGAATGAGTATGAGATTGAAAAATTGGAGGGCAGAAAGAATTATTCAACTGACAGGAAAAGCCAGCAGGAAAAGGTTAGGTCGTGGCGGTGGTTTGCATTGGTGTTAGCCAGATGTTGTTTGCATGCCTTTGCAGTATCTAGTTTCTAATTTACCCGAGTAGAATTGCTACTTGTATTTCATGCGTTGATTATGTCAGGAAAGGATTGCCAAGTAGTGCTGATTTTCTTTGTACGTGGCCAATTTCCCGCTACTACATAAGAGGATCATTGTTTTTGGGAGTGAATATGTGTGATATATTTTTGGTTTGTTAGGCAGTAATTTTATTTGCaaagtgtgtttttttttagttgGATGGAGTCGCAGTGTGTTAGTGTTTGCGGATTGAGTGATCGAATTCGGGGATGGATTGCTAAGTTAATTGTCATGGAAAAAAGTATATTTCAGCGACCTCGCAATTCTAGTTGAATGTTTTTCCGAGTTGTTTTTTGCTGATGCTTCTGTAAGGGTTTCTTAGACTTGTTTTCGTAAGTTTtattgtgtttttgtttttttcataTTGGTAGTagctatctctttttttttcagggtGATACAATTCAGGGAGTAACATATTTATCTAATCTTGGATGCTATGGATTGTGCACTCAATTTTGCCAAGATCTATCTAGCCCTTTTTTGCCAATTAACATGAGGAAATGCAGCAGATTGAGAGAGTCCCAAACTGAGATAGTCTTCACTGCTTCATGCTAAAGCACTACTACGTGGGCTGATAATCACCATAGAGACATTCAATCAATTGGAAATATCCCAAAGGAATAACACGCAATAGAATCAATCTCAATAAAGTAAGACACAATCTAATCACATAGAGATAACAAGCCACTCTAAAGATCCTTATCAGCAATATAAACTTAAACTAAATGAAACAGAACTTTGAAACAGACAAACCTAACATCGCAATAGACACAATTTAgcaaaaaaattcaattatttATTACCTAAAACCATCTATTGGGGAAGCTTCAAATGCTTGAGACATGGCTTAGTACAATAGATATCTTTGACTTATCTTACATCAGAAACATTGCTAAGCTTAGATCAATGATAT
This portion of the Coffea arabica cultivar ET-39 chromosome 2e, Coffea Arabica ET-39 HiFi, whole genome shotgun sequence genome encodes:
- the LOC113728558 gene encoding cysteine proteinase inhibitor 1, which produces MALNLHPLLLTILVLPVVFPFSEAYRPVEVGRNPINVNDPHVIEIAKFAISWRNAVSSTRFQFRKVIKGERQVAPGVTGVNYNLVILAKAADAPLYCEVAVFDREWENLRILTSFREIPAGDALAPALAPGSW